In Aquimarina sp. TRL1, a single window of DNA contains:
- a CDS encoding acyl-CoA desaturase produces the protein MTAPNIRFNKRDSTKFFRTLNKRVNQYFKENNIKRTGNLQLHIKTVIMFSLFLTPYFLILTLDISQWWMLLLTVVMGIGMAGVGMNVMHDGNHGSYSSKKWINKIMGGSMYILAGNVYNWQVQHNVLHHTYTNIHGHDEDMDAGRIIRFTKHAEWKRFHKFQHYYSIFLYGLLTFNWAIATDFKQTKRYLARKLAYGKLPSPLKQWSTVVITKIIYLMIWIVIPMLILSIAWWKILLGFFVMHYVAGLILSVIFQLAHIVEDTEMPKPDENGNMKNTWAIHQLFTTVNFSTKNKLINWYTGGLNHQVEHHIFPNISHIHYSKISKIVKQTALEFNLPYNEYKTTRKAIIAHFKHLKEMGMKPAIQS, from the coding sequence ATGACGGCACCAAATATAAGATTCAACAAAAGAGATTCCACAAAATTTTTCAGGACGCTCAATAAACGTGTCAACCAATATTTTAAGGAGAACAACATTAAGAGAACAGGAAACCTACAATTACACATCAAAACAGTAATTATGTTTTCTTTATTCTTAACCCCTTATTTTTTAATTCTCACTCTCGACATCTCTCAATGGTGGATGTTGCTTCTCACTGTTGTGATGGGAATTGGAATGGCAGGTGTAGGGATGAACGTAATGCATGACGGAAATCACGGATCTTATTCTTCTAAAAAATGGATTAATAAAATAATGGGAGGAAGCATGTATATTCTTGCAGGAAATGTATATAACTGGCAAGTACAGCACAATGTTCTGCACCATACTTATACGAATATTCATGGGCATGATGAGGATATGGATGCCGGAAGAATTATTCGGTTTACAAAACATGCCGAGTGGAAAAGGTTTCACAAGTTTCAACATTATTATTCCATATTTTTATACGGACTTCTCACTTTTAACTGGGCTATCGCTACTGATTTTAAACAAACAAAGAGATACTTAGCCAGAAAGCTTGCTTATGGAAAGCTTCCCAGCCCACTAAAACAATGGAGCACGGTTGTAATCACCAAAATCATTTATTTAATGATTTGGATTGTAATCCCCATGCTTATTCTTTCTATAGCCTGGTGGAAAATACTACTAGGATTCTTTGTCATGCATTATGTAGCAGGACTGATCCTAAGTGTTATTTTTCAATTAGCTCATATTGTAGAAGATACTGAAATGCCTAAACCAGATGAAAATGGAAACATGAAAAACACCTGGGCTATTCACCAGCTATTCACTACTGTCAATTTTTCTACAAAAAACAAATTGATCAACTGGTATACCGGGGGACTTAACCATCAGGTTGAGCATCATATTTTTCCGAATATTAGTCATATTCACTACTCAAAAATTTCCAAAATAGTTAAACAAACTGCTTTAGAATTTAATTTACCCTATAACGAATATAAAACCACTCGCAAGGCAATCATTGCACATTTCAAACATCTAAAAGAAATGGGAATGAAACCTGCAATACAATCATAA
- the rsmG gene encoding 16S rRNA (guanine(527)-N(7))-methyltransferase RsmG: MKEVLKYFPDLNEEQLAKFEKLGEVYREWNAKINVVSRKDIDALYERHVLHSLGIAKVQKFAKGAMVLDVGTGGGFPGIPLAILFPETDFYLVDVIAKKIKVVNEVVKALEIDNVTAEQRRAGTFEDRFDFIVSRAVTKMPDFYQWVRKNILKKSTHELPNGILYLKGGDLREELQKFPKATEYSLSDYFEEAFFETKKVVHLPIKYKL, from the coding sequence ATGAAAGAGGTTTTAAAATATTTCCCAGATTTAAATGAAGAGCAACTTGCAAAGTTTGAGAAGTTAGGTGAGGTATATAGAGAGTGGAATGCAAAAATTAATGTGGTTTCCAGAAAGGATATAGACGCGTTATATGAACGTCATGTGTTGCATTCTTTGGGGATTGCCAAAGTGCAGAAGTTTGCTAAAGGAGCGATGGTGTTGGATGTAGGAACAGGAGGAGGGTTTCCAGGAATCCCATTGGCTATCTTATTTCCTGAGACAGATTTTTATTTGGTAGATGTGATTGCGAAAAAAATCAAAGTAGTTAATGAAGTTGTAAAAGCTTTGGAGATTGATAATGTTACAGCTGAACAACGAAGAGCGGGAACTTTTGAAGATCGTTTTGATTTTATCGTGAGTAGAGCAGTGACAAAAATGCCTGATTTTTATCAATGGGTTCGGAAAAATATATTGAAAAAAAGCACCCATGAATTACCCAATGGAATTCTTTATCTCAAAGGAGGAGATTTAAGAGAGGAGTTGCAGAAGTTTCCAAAAGCAACAGAGTATAGCTTGTCTGATTATTTTGAAGAAGCTTTTTTTGAAACAAAAAAAGTAGTACACCTTCCTATAAAATACAAATTATAG
- a CDS encoding NRDE family protein, with the protein MCTVTFIPTGGDNFILTSNRDEAIERKTLPPDFYKINKTKMLFPKDAVAGGTWIGVSDKNTMICLLNGGFEKHLRLTNYVKSRGVVVKDLLEAVDVKKTIESYELSGVEPFTIIAVNWSSDLLALELVWDGSKKYIRNLGHKTYIWSSSTLYTKEVKEKRIDWFREFEEKNELTKENMLSFHKSRGNVKDGVNLWIDRGQLKTRSITQVFKNDEVVSMRYEDLLENEVNSVIFESVIV; encoded by the coding sequence ATGTGTACTGTAACTTTTATACCTACAGGTGGGGATAATTTTATTCTTACCTCCAATAGAGATGAAGCAATAGAAAGGAAAACGCTTCCTCCGGATTTTTACAAAATTAATAAGACTAAAATGCTCTTTCCTAAAGATGCTGTAGCCGGGGGGACCTGGATAGGAGTGAGTGATAAAAATACAATGATATGCTTGTTGAATGGAGGTTTTGAAAAACACCTTCGATTGACTAATTATGTGAAGAGTCGTGGGGTGGTGGTAAAAGATTTGCTGGAAGCAGTTGATGTAAAAAAAACAATTGAATCTTATGAGCTTTCGGGAGTAGAACCTTTTACAATTATAGCTGTTAACTGGTCTTCGGATTTACTGGCGCTGGAGTTGGTTTGGGATGGAAGTAAAAAATATATAAGAAACCTGGGACATAAAACCTATATCTGGTCCTCGTCTACATTGTATACTAAAGAAGTTAAAGAAAAAAGAATAGACTGGTTTCGGGAATTTGAAGAGAAAAATGAATTGACAAAAGAAAATATGTTGTCATTTCATAAAAGTAGAGGGAATGTTAAAGATGGAGTGAACCTCTGGATTGATAGAGGACAGCTAAAAACAAGAAGTATTACTCAGGTCTTTAAAAATGATGAAGTAGTGTCTATGCGATATGAGGATTTGTTGGAAAATGAAGTGAATTCGGTAATTTTTGAAAGCGTAATTGTGTGA
- the pruA gene encoding L-glutamate gamma-semialdehyde dehydrogenase, whose product MGKGVFQVPTAINEPIKSYAPGTPEREEVLAAYKELYNASVDVPLYINGKEIRTGDTGTMAPPHDHQHILGTYHKAEKKHIQEAIDTAIQAREEWANLAWEQRAAVFLRAAELIAGPYRAKINAATMLAQSKNIFQAEIDAACEFIDFLRFNVEFMTKIYEDQPESTSGAWNRIEYRPLEGFVYAITPFNFTAISGNLPASAALMGNTVVWKPSDSQIFSAQVIVEIFKEAGIPDGVINVVYGDPVMITDTVLASPDFAGIHFTGSSHVFKDIWAKIGTNIHHYKTYPRIVGETGGKDFIIAHPSANAKQVATGISRGAFEYQGQKCSAASRAYIPKSLWSDVEKFLKEDIASFKMGSPEDMSNFITAVIHEGSFDKLASYIDQAKKDENAEVIIGGGYDKSKGYFIEPTVILTKDPKYTTMCTELFGPVITIYVYEDSEWSQTLELVDQTSEYALTGAIFSTDRYAAAEATKALQNSAGNFYINDKPTGAVVGQQPFGGARASGTNDKAGSYLNLLRWVSPRTIKETFVSPADYRYPFLGE is encoded by the coding sequence ATGGGAAAAGGCGTTTTTCAAGTTCCAACTGCAATTAACGAGCCTATTAAATCATATGCTCCAGGAACCCCAGAAAGAGAAGAAGTTTTAGCTGCTTATAAAGAATTATATAATGCTAGTGTAGATGTCCCTTTATACATTAACGGAAAAGAGATTAGAACAGGAGACACAGGAACCATGGCGCCTCCTCATGATCATCAACACATATTAGGAACCTACCACAAAGCTGAAAAAAAACACATTCAGGAAGCTATAGATACAGCAATCCAGGCAAGAGAGGAATGGGCTAATTTAGCATGGGAACAGCGTGCCGCTGTTTTCTTACGTGCTGCTGAATTAATAGCAGGACCTTACAGAGCTAAAATCAATGCCGCTACTATGTTAGCACAATCAAAAAATATTTTTCAAGCCGAAATTGATGCTGCTTGTGAGTTTATAGACTTCTTACGCTTCAATGTTGAATTCATGACCAAAATTTATGAGGATCAACCAGAATCAACATCCGGAGCATGGAACAGAATTGAATACCGACCATTAGAAGGTTTTGTATACGCTATCACTCCTTTTAACTTTACAGCTATTTCCGGAAACCTACCTGCCAGTGCTGCCTTAATGGGAAATACAGTTGTATGGAAACCTAGTGACAGTCAGATATTTTCTGCTCAGGTAATTGTTGAAATTTTCAAGGAAGCAGGAATTCCTGATGGTGTAATCAATGTTGTATACGGAGATCCGGTTATGATTACTGACACTGTATTAGCCAGTCCTGATTTTGCCGGAATCCACTTTACCGGTAGTTCACATGTATTTAAAGACATCTGGGCAAAAATCGGAACAAACATCCACCACTATAAAACATACCCTAGAATTGTTGGAGAAACAGGAGGAAAAGATTTTATAATTGCTCATCCAAGTGCTAACGCTAAACAAGTAGCTACTGGTATCAGCCGTGGTGCTTTTGAATACCAAGGACAAAAATGTAGTGCTGCATCAAGAGCCTACATCCCAAAAAGTCTTTGGAGCGATGTAGAAAAATTCCTTAAAGAGGATATTGCTTCTTTCAAAATGGGATCTCCAGAGGACATGAGTAACTTTATCACCGCTGTAATCCACGAAGGATCTTTCGACAAATTAGCTTCCTATATAGACCAGGCTAAAAAAGACGAAAATGCAGAAGTGATTATAGGAGGTGGATACGACAAATCAAAAGGATACTTTATAGAGCCGACTGTTATCTTAACCAAAGATCCTAAATACACGACTATGTGCACTGAATTGTTTGGACCTGTTATTACCATCTATGTTTATGAGGATAGCGAATGGAGCCAAACATTAGAATTAGTTGATCAAACTAGCGAATACGCATTAACAGGCGCTATTTTCTCAACAGATCGCTACGCTGCTGCTGAAGCTACCAAAGCGTTGCAAAACTCAGCAGGAAACTTCTATATCAACGACAAACCAACAGGAGCGGTTGTAGGACAACAGCCTTTTGGTGGTGCCAGAGCATCAGGTACAAATGACAAAGCAGGTTCTTACCTTAACCTACTTCGTTGGGTTTCTCCAAGAACCATCAAAGAAACTTTTGTATCTCCTGCAGACTACAGATACCCTTTCTTAGGAGAATAA
- a CDS encoding GNAT family N-acetyltransferase, producing MITIRPAHIDDLPVLLDFEQRLIEIERPMDNTLKKTERISYYDIESYISAKDTEVIVAEIDQQVVGSGYAQIRPRKGIYIQDRLGYIGFMFVDENHRGKGIAKKVITSLIDWLKTREIEEVQLEVYHQNPSAIKAYEKAGFKQHLVCMRYNINE from the coding sequence ATGATCACTATCAGACCCGCCCATATCGACGATCTTCCTGTTTTACTTGATTTCGAACAACGATTAATCGAAATAGAGAGACCCATGGATAACACTTTAAAAAAAACAGAAAGAATAAGCTACTATGATATCGAGTCATACATTTCTGCAAAAGACACTGAAGTTATTGTTGCTGAAATCGATCAACAAGTAGTTGGTAGCGGCTATGCCCAAATCCGCCCTAGAAAAGGCATCTATATTCAAGACAGATTAGGCTATATAGGCTTTATGTTTGTCGATGAAAACCACAGAGGCAAAGGGATTGCAAAAAAAGTAATCACCTCACTAATTGACTGGTTAAAAACAAGAGAAATAGAAGAAGTCCAACTAGAAGTATACCATCAAAACCCCAGCGCAATAAAAGCCTACGAAAAAGCAGGTTTTAAGCAACATTTAGTCTGTATGCGTTATAACATCAACGAATAA